A window of the Tunturibacter empetritectus genome harbors these coding sequences:
- the modB gene encoding molybdate ABC transporter permease subunit — protein MDFEALLLTLRLAVGTTAILLVIALPLAWWIASGHGAARAFVQSIVALPLVLPPTVLGFYLLIAMGPLTAPGRLLMQVFGHPLAFSFGGLLIGSILYSLPFAVQPLVAGFQAVDRGFIEAAAGLGAKPTKRFTTVVLPMARASLLTSAVLAFTHTVGEFGVVLMLGGNIPGATRTLSISLYDLVQDGNYAAANRTALVLIGFATVALLTIYLLPSMRKTDGRQADIVR, from the coding sequence ATGGATTTTGAAGCGCTCTTGTTGACTTTGCGGCTGGCAGTGGGAACGACGGCAATTCTGCTTGTAATAGCGCTGCCGCTGGCATGGTGGATCGCTTCAGGACACGGGGCGGCCCGCGCCTTCGTCCAGTCGATAGTAGCTCTGCCATTGGTGCTGCCGCCAACCGTACTTGGGTTCTACCTGTTGATCGCCATGGGGCCGCTCACCGCACCGGGAAGGCTCCTAATGCAAGTCTTCGGGCATCCATTGGCGTTCAGCTTCGGCGGCCTCCTTATAGGGTCGATCCTCTACAGCCTGCCATTTGCCGTACAACCTCTGGTAGCCGGCTTTCAGGCGGTGGACCGAGGCTTCATAGAAGCCGCGGCGGGTCTAGGTGCAAAACCCACAAAGAGATTCACGACAGTAGTGCTTCCGATGGCGCGCGCTTCCCTGCTCACCAGTGCAGTCCTGGCCTTCACCCACACCGTAGGCGAGTTCGGCGTGGTGCTTATGCTTGGCGGCAACATCCCCGGGGCCACGCGGACCCTGTCCATCTCGCTCTACGACCTCGTGCAGGACGGAAACTATGCGGCTGCCAATCGCACGGCGCTCGTGCTGATCGGTTTTGCAACGGTGGCGCTGCTAACAATCTATCTTCTCCCCTCAATGCGGAAGACCGACGGAAGGCAGGCTGACATTGTCCGATAG
- a CDS encoding ATP-binding cassette domain-containing protein: MSIEHRVGAISLDVRFALTKPWTVLFGPSGSGKTTVLRVIAGFVHPDSGSIVQKGNVLVDRVSGVFVPPHLRPVRTAAQTARLFPNMTVHSNVTYGLGQSARPDDTSRIVDEITSLFRIQELADRRPHQLSGGEKQRVSVARAVVSAITYEGSGAALLLLDEPFSGLDYAMRDQLVDGLRTYLMRWKTPVLSVTHDVGEAFQLEAEVIRITEGKIVQQGSVFEVLGEERRRLMSQLRVGPS, encoded by the coding sequence GTGAGTATCGAACATCGAGTGGGAGCCATCTCGCTCGATGTCAGGTTCGCGTTAACCAAACCCTGGACAGTCCTCTTTGGACCATCCGGCAGTGGCAAAACCACCGTGCTCAGAGTCATCGCCGGCTTTGTGCACCCGGACTCGGGTTCAATCGTGCAGAAAGGAAATGTATTGGTCGATCGAGTTTCGGGTGTGTTCGTTCCTCCGCACCTTCGCCCGGTGAGAACCGCAGCCCAGACCGCCCGGCTATTTCCAAACATGACTGTGCATTCGAACGTGACCTATGGCCTCGGGCAGAGTGCGAGGCCCGACGATACGAGCAGGATCGTCGATGAGATCACGAGTCTGTTTCGCATACAGGAGCTTGCCGATCGAAGACCTCATCAGCTCAGTGGAGGAGAAAAGCAGCGAGTGTCGGTGGCGCGTGCGGTCGTCTCTGCGATCACCTACGAGGGGTCGGGAGCCGCACTATTGCTGCTCGACGAACCATTCTCAGGACTCGACTACGCCATGCGAGATCAACTTGTCGACGGCTTGCGAACGTACCTGATGCGATGGAAGACGCCGGTACTCTCCGTAACCCACGACGTCGGAGAAGCCTTTCAGCTTGAAGCCGAGGTCATCAGGATCACAGAGGGAAAGATCGTGCAGCAAGGCTCAGTCTTTGAAGTGCTTGGAGAAGAACGGCGGCGGCTGATGAGCCAGTTGCGGGTCGGACCCTCTTAG
- a CDS encoding UDP-N-acetylmuramate dehydrogenase, which yields MPSRDLYLQENVSLAPYTTFRIGGPARFFCEVTSMEELLEAVTFVRERSLPLFVLGGGSNLLVTDRGFDGLVLRVKIEGAININGGYRDDRPRQTSITYDVPGGMDWDAFVLKVAEAGITGIECLAGIPGFVGGAPIQNIGAYGQEVSTSILWVNALDLETLKFVTLTAEQCGFAYRRSIFNTTHRNRYIVISVTFRLDLHATPSLRYADLQNYFAGRGSALKPIDIYHAVREIRHGKGMLIVEGESDCRSAGSFFKNPIVPERLLLDIATTLDLSVDKIPHWTAGEDLIKLPAAWLLERVGFTKGFQLGEAGISSRHTLALINRGHATFADISALRDTIQREVYRRFKIQLEQEPVQLGA from the coding sequence GTGCCCTCTCGCGACCTTTACCTTCAGGAGAACGTTTCGCTAGCACCCTATACGACCTTTCGCATCGGCGGTCCGGCTCGTTTTTTCTGCGAAGTGACATCGATGGAGGAGCTACTTGAGGCTGTCACTTTTGTGCGGGAACGGAGCCTACCTTTATTTGTGCTCGGCGGTGGCAGCAACCTTCTGGTGACAGATCGAGGTTTCGATGGTCTGGTCCTTCGAGTCAAGATCGAAGGGGCGATCAATATCAACGGCGGCTACCGAGACGATAGGCCCCGGCAGACGAGCATTACATATGACGTCCCCGGCGGAATGGACTGGGACGCGTTCGTTCTTAAGGTCGCCGAGGCGGGGATCACGGGGATCGAGTGTCTAGCAGGAATCCCCGGATTCGTCGGCGGTGCGCCCATTCAGAACATCGGCGCTTATGGACAGGAGGTCTCCACCAGCATTCTTTGGGTTAATGCACTCGATCTTGAAACCCTCAAATTTGTCACGCTGACTGCCGAACAGTGCGGCTTCGCCTATCGCCGCAGCATCTTCAACACCACCCACCGCAACCGGTACATCGTCATCTCAGTCACATTCAGGTTAGACCTTCATGCAACACCCAGTCTCCGCTATGCAGACCTGCAGAACTACTTTGCGGGTCGTGGCTCCGCGCTTAAACCTATCGATATCTATCATGCTGTTCGTGAGATTCGACATGGCAAGGGCATGTTGATCGTCGAAGGCGAATCTGACTGCCGCAGTGCGGGATCGTTCTTCAAAAATCCCATTGTTCCAGAGCGTCTTCTGCTTGATATCGCGACGACGCTGGATCTCTCCGTCGATAAGATTCCCCACTGGACTGCTGGAGAAGACCTTATCAAGTTGCCCGCCGCGTGGTTGCTCGAACGCGTCGGCTTCACTAAGGGCTTCCAACTCGGCGAGGCCGGCATCTCGTCCCGCCATACACTCGCACTGATCAATCGCGGCCACGCTACGTTTGCCGATATCTCGGCGTTGCGCGATACCATTCAGCGTGAAGTTTACCGCCGCTTCAAGATCCAACTTGAACAGGAGCCGGTCCAGTTGGGCGCCTAA
- a CDS encoding BrxA/BrxB family bacilliredoxin — protein MYPEIMVIPMREELTRAGLTEARSAAEVDAAVAKPGTTMVVVNSICGCAAGKMRPGVRLAMQHSAKPDHSVTVFAGQDREATEKARSYFGGHPPTSPAIAILRDGQLVYLMQRSAIETSTAPAIAQELQRAFDTYCAPTTA, from the coding sequence ATGTATCCAGAGATTATGGTGATTCCAATGCGCGAAGAACTGACGCGCGCTGGCTTGACGGAGGCCCGCAGTGCGGCCGAGGTAGATGCCGCAGTTGCAAAGCCGGGAACAACGATGGTGGTGGTCAACTCCATCTGCGGCTGTGCCGCCGGCAAGATGCGTCCGGGAGTTCGCCTGGCGATGCAGCATTCCGCCAAGCCCGATCACTCCGTAACCGTCTTCGCAGGTCAGGACCGCGAAGCCACCGAGAAAGCACGCAGCTACTTCGGGGGACATCCGCCGACCTCGCCCGCGATTGCGATCCTGCGCGACGGCCAGCTCGTCTACCTCATGCAGCGTTCGGCTATCGAGACCTCGACCGCCCCGGCCATTGCGCAGGAGCTTCAGCGCGCCTTTGACACCTACTGCGCGCCAACCACTGCCTAA
- a CDS encoding sigma-54-dependent transcriptional regulator, which translates to MSITRSTTILDPSPAPIEEPWPEGSGLEIVGSSAEMRRLRLQVRRIGPHFRTVLVHGEAGTGKEQVARALHGMSHAADGPFVVCHGAALEEAIAGHLKENDWSSHPADAIGCLARMAQRGTLFLDGIHEMPLQTQLRLLRLLQRHDSTQNHIEASRPNLHDMRPNLRMIAASSENLKILSSAGRFQPELYQRFAMVEITLPPLRDRREDIPDLTKFFISQLAPLYERKVLAVSDEALERMLSYSWPGNVSELKGVVRSSISQVEGDRLESHHLPMLAQENPPTSASDATAKSAKLQDVIEQHVLRVLKGCGGNKVRAAETLGISRSTLYRMLDASVSTILQ; encoded by the coding sequence ATGTCGATTACACGATCTACCACCATCCTTGATCCTTCTCCTGCGCCTATCGAAGAGCCTTGGCCCGAGGGGAGTGGGCTCGAGATCGTGGGCTCGAGTGCGGAGATGCGCAGGCTGCGGCTGCAAGTCCGGCGGATCGGCCCACACTTCCGAACTGTACTGGTGCATGGTGAGGCCGGGACCGGAAAGGAACAGGTGGCTCGAGCGCTCCACGGAATGAGCCACGCCGCCGACGGTCCGTTTGTGGTCTGTCATGGAGCCGCTCTTGAAGAAGCAATCGCCGGACATCTGAAGGAGAACGATTGGAGCTCGCACCCCGCAGATGCAATCGGTTGCCTGGCCAGGATGGCGCAGCGAGGAACCCTCTTTCTCGATGGAATCCACGAGATGCCACTCCAGACCCAGCTTCGTCTGCTTCGCCTGTTACAGCGGCACGACTCGACACAGAATCACATCGAAGCCAGCAGGCCCAACTTACACGACATGCGGCCCAACCTGCGAATGATCGCCGCCAGCAGCGAAAATCTCAAAATATTATCTTCCGCAGGCAGATTCCAACCGGAGCTTTACCAGCGATTCGCCATGGTTGAAATTACCCTCCCACCATTGCGGGACCGCAGAGAAGATATTCCGGATCTAACGAAGTTTTTTATCTCTCAGCTTGCACCGCTCTACGAGAGAAAGGTGCTAGCCGTCTCTGACGAAGCGCTGGAGCGAATGCTGAGCTACAGCTGGCCTGGGAATGTAAGCGAACTGAAAGGTGTTGTGCGGAGCAGCATCTCACAGGTTGAAGGCGATAGGCTCGAATCGCATCATCTGCCTATGCTCGCTCAAGAGAATCCACCAACATCCGCATCGGATGCGACCGCAAAAAGCGCAAAGCTCCAGGATGTAATCGAACAGCACGTGCTGCGCGTATTGAAGGGCTGCGGAGGCAACAAGGTGCGCGCGGCGGAGACGCTGGGAATCAGCCGCTCGACCCTCTACAGGATGCTGGACGCCTCTGTTTCGACAATCTTGCAATAA
- a CDS encoding DUF885 domain-containing protein, with protein sequence MVQGQLTATPPVATSVAAQSKALSTLFTQIWEDRLKRSPEFASSIGDKRYNDQLTDYSTQALNAALARGRDYIQKLSEIDTTSLTDQEKLSADLMLRQSIEEQEAAKFKQWQMPVNQFYGFHTDLPQLPSRLQFDSVKDYDDYITRLKKVPNAFSQIMTNMQLGADEGRVQVQYLMEKVLVQTLALANQKPEESPFAQPLKKFPKTVGAAEQKRISSEMLDAISTDVLPSYKRFAGFLKAEYIPKSRKEIGASALPDGEAYYAFRIRQSTTLSKSAAEIHQIGLDEVKRDETEMLAIVKSLGFSDIKSFSAALKTNPKEHPASPEALIEDYKGYIAGMKPKLPDLFGRLPKAPLEIVPVPAYMEKDQSAAYYDNGTPDGSRAGRVYVNEYNFAERSLAPVEAVSYHEGIPGHHLQISIAQELTGIPEFRKYTYYTAYTEGWGLYSERLGKDVGFYKDPYSDYGRLEADIWRAIRLVVDTGVHSQHWTRQQMVDYFHDHSAIDETNIQAEVDRYIAWPAQALGYKMGQLKLLELRERAKTALGPKFDIKAFHDEVLDSGALPMDVLEQRIDAWIAAQKK encoded by the coding sequence ATGGTGCAGGGCCAGTTAACAGCCACGCCGCCAGTCGCCACTTCGGTTGCAGCACAGAGCAAAGCCTTATCCACGCTCTTCACCCAGATCTGGGAGGACAGGCTCAAGCGCTCGCCCGAGTTTGCTTCCTCGATCGGCGATAAACGCTACAACGACCAGCTGACGGACTACTCCACTCAGGCGTTGAACGCTGCCCTGGCCCGTGGACGCGACTACATTCAGAAGCTCTCGGAGATCGATACCACCAGCCTTACCGACCAGGAAAAACTGTCGGCGGATCTGATGCTGCGTCAGTCGATCGAGGAGCAGGAGGCGGCAAAGTTCAAACAGTGGCAGATGCCCGTCAATCAGTTCTACGGCTTCCACACCGATCTTCCCCAGCTTCCTAGCCGGCTGCAATTCGATTCCGTCAAAGACTACGACGACTACATCACGCGGCTCAAGAAAGTTCCGAACGCCTTCTCGCAGATCATGACCAATATGCAACTCGGCGCCGACGAAGGCCGCGTTCAGGTGCAGTATTTGATGGAGAAGGTGCTGGTGCAGACTCTCGCGTTGGCCAACCAGAAGCCGGAGGAGAGCCCGTTTGCCCAGCCTCTCAAGAAATTCCCTAAGACTGTAGGCGCGGCAGAGCAGAAGCGGATTTCGTCAGAGATGCTTGATGCGATCTCCACCGACGTACTGCCATCCTACAAACGCTTCGCCGGATTTCTGAAGGCCGAGTACATTCCGAAATCTCGCAAGGAGATTGGCGCCTCTGCGCTGCCCGATGGTGAGGCATACTATGCGTTTCGCATTCGCCAGAGCACTACATTGAGCAAGTCCGCCGCGGAGATCCATCAGATCGGACTCGACGAGGTGAAGCGCGATGAGACAGAGATGCTGGCCATCGTGAAGAGCCTTGGCTTCTCTGACATCAAGAGCTTCAGCGCAGCTCTGAAGACAAATCCCAAGGAACATCCAGCCTCTCCCGAAGCCCTGATCGAGGACTACAAAGGATATATCGCCGGAATGAAGCCGAAGCTGCCTGATCTGTTCGGTCGTCTCCCGAAGGCTCCGCTGGAGATCGTTCCCGTACCCGCGTACATGGAAAAAGATCAATCAGCTGCCTACTACGACAATGGCACTCCCGATGGCAGTAGGGCCGGCCGGGTTTATGTGAACGAGTACAACTTCGCGGAGCGCTCGCTCGCCCCCGTCGAAGCGGTCTCCTATCACGAAGGAATTCCAGGGCACCATCTTCAGATCTCCATTGCTCAGGAGCTTACCGGAATCCCGGAGTTTCGAAAGTACACCTACTACACGGCCTACACCGAAGGCTGGGGTCTCTACAGCGAACGGCTGGGCAAGGACGTCGGGTTCTACAAAGACCCGTACAGCGACTACGGAAGGCTCGAGGCCGACATCTGGCGCGCGATCCGGCTGGTCGTCGACACCGGCGTGCACTCCCAGCACTGGACGCGCCAGCAGATGGTCGACTACTTCCACGATCACTCCGCCATCGACGAGACCAACATCCAGGCTGAGGTCGATCGCTACATTGCGTGGCCGGCGCAAGCCCTGGGCTACAAGATGGGTCAGTTGAAGCTCCTCGAGTTGCGGGAGCGCGCGAAGACGGCGCTGGGCCCGAAGTTCGACATCAAGGCGTTTCACGATGAGGTCCTCGACTCGGGCGCACTGCCGATGGACGTACTCGAGCAGCGCATTGACGCCTGGATCGCCGCGCAGAAGAAGTAG
- the proC gene encoding pyrroline-5-carboxylate reductase gives MSDSYEVTVPAPVMPGLRVAVLGAGKMGGILLQAFLKNNLLAPEQIFATVQHAERAQALSAQFGVEVTTDNLAAARQADVILLGVKPTQVPALIEEIKPALTPKKTLLSFAASVKTRSIEEGAGCELAVIRAMPNTPAMLAAAITALCGGRFVSAEQMAVAQKIFQTVGRTVVVDEKHMDAVTGLSGSGPAFLYIIIEALAEAGVNVGLPRDVATLLAAQTTLGSARMVLETGYHPALLKDAVTTPAGCTVDGILELEEGGLRVTLIKAVKRATQRAKELANG, from the coding sequence ATGAGCGACAGCTATGAAGTGACGGTTCCGGCTCCGGTAATGCCGGGGTTGCGGGTAGCAGTACTGGGCGCAGGAAAGATGGGCGGCATTCTTTTGCAGGCCTTCTTGAAGAATAACCTGCTTGCACCGGAGCAGATCTTTGCCACGGTCCAGCATGCGGAGCGCGCGCAAGCATTGTCGGCGCAGTTTGGCGTCGAGGTGACGACAGATAACCTTGCCGCTGCGCGACAGGCAGATGTGATTCTGCTCGGAGTAAAGCCCACCCAGGTCCCTGCGCTGATCGAAGAGATCAAGCCTGCGCTGACCCCGAAGAAGACACTATTGTCATTTGCGGCTTCCGTAAAAACCCGAAGCATCGAAGAGGGCGCGGGATGCGAACTTGCTGTGATCCGCGCGATGCCGAACACACCGGCAATGCTGGCTGCGGCTATTACGGCCCTCTGCGGCGGACGTTTCGTCTCCGCGGAGCAGATGGCGGTAGCGCAAAAGATCTTCCAGACTGTCGGCCGCACAGTCGTCGTCGATGAAAAGCACATGGATGCGGTCACTGGCCTTTCAGGCTCGGGGCCGGCATTCCTCTACATCATCATCGAGGCCCTCGCCGAAGCTGGCGTAAACGTAGGCCTGCCGCGCGATGTAGCAACTCTGCTCGCCGCACAGACGACCCTCGGCTCCGCCAGAATGGTGCTCGAGACTGGATATCATCCTGCGCTGCTAAAGGACGCAGTGACCACCCCCGCCGGGTGCACCGTCGACGGCATTCTGGAACTCGAAGAGGGTGGCCTCCGCGTAACTCTGATCAAAGCAGTGAAGCGAGCGACCCAACGTGCGAAGGAGTTGGCGAACGGCTAG
- a CDS encoding COX15/CtaA family protein, with translation MATAGAVKTPDGSTTTRLETSRALVQFAWAVVGYNVLVILWGALVRATGSGAGCGNHWPLCNGQVIPLSPRIDTIIEFTHRCMTGGSTFLVIGLLIWTFRGTLKGQAARTLAVVSMVLLLNEAFLGALLVKLGYVTGNQSIGRVVVLSIHLSNTLLLLAALTLTARLLGTGQRWAEFSVSGTKKLWALLGLGATLIVGVSGSLAALGDTLFPASSLRAAFAQDFAANSPWLLRLRGVHPVSAVIAAAFVLWLVAQAKRAGARRTAGIVLSLLCFQFALGLADVLLLAPVWMQILHLLGADLFWVALVVLATTVVWPKQISDRIYRTD, from the coding sequence ATGGCTACGGCTGGAGCGGTAAAGACGCCGGACGGTTCGACAACGACGAGGCTCGAAACCTCTCGAGCGCTGGTGCAGTTTGCCTGGGCCGTGGTCGGCTATAACGTGCTGGTGATCCTTTGGGGAGCGCTGGTCCGAGCCACCGGCTCCGGCGCAGGATGCGGAAATCACTGGCCGCTCTGCAATGGACAGGTCATTCCGCTGTCGCCGCGCATCGACACAATCATTGAGTTCACCCATCGATGCATGACCGGCGGTTCGACATTCCTAGTCATTGGGCTACTGATCTGGACGTTTCGCGGAACCCTCAAAGGGCAGGCAGCACGAACCCTCGCCGTCGTGTCCATGGTCTTGCTGTTGAACGAGGCGTTCCTGGGTGCACTGCTGGTGAAGCTGGGCTACGTAACCGGCAACCAGTCTATAGGACGAGTGGTCGTGCTCTCCATTCACCTCAGCAATACGCTGTTGCTTCTAGCTGCGCTGACCCTTACCGCACGGCTGCTGGGTACAGGACAAAGATGGGCTGAGTTCAGCGTAAGCGGAACAAAAAAGCTGTGGGCACTCCTGGGCCTTGGGGCCACGCTGATCGTCGGCGTTAGCGGATCGCTCGCAGCGTTGGGAGATACTTTGTTCCCTGCTTCTTCGCTGCGTGCGGCGTTCGCTCAGGACTTCGCAGCAAACTCCCCCTGGCTCCTGCGGCTGCGAGGCGTACATCCGGTCAGCGCTGTCATTGCGGCAGCATTCGTACTGTGGCTGGTGGCGCAGGCCAAGCGAGCAGGCGCTCGTCGAACCGCCGGGATCGTCCTATCTCTCCTCTGCTTCCAGTTCGCGCTCGGACTCGCGGACGTCCTGCTGCTGGCTCCCGTCTGGATGCAGATTCTGCATCTCCTGGGAGCAGACCTCTTCTGGGTAGCTCTCGTAGTGCTGGCAACAACGGTAGTATGGCCGAAGCAGATCTCGGACAGAATCTATCGAACAGATTGA
- a CDS encoding RNA polymerase sigma factor: MTDVPGNWSIIEQDQLISQALERDRPRLRSFIRKHVADTGEAEDILQDVFYELLEAYRLMKPVEHVTAWLFRVARNRMVDLFRKKKPASLSSPASGEEEDGGTLEDLLPSADAGPEAVYARSLLLEALEEALEELPQAQREVFVAHELQGQSFKEISAETGLSVNTLLSRKHYAVTHLRQRLQLIYEDFVRK; this comes from the coding sequence ATGACTGACGTTCCTGGCAATTGGAGCATTATCGAGCAAGACCAGCTGATCTCTCAGGCGTTGGAGAGGGACCGGCCCAGGCTGCGCAGCTTCATCCGCAAGCATGTTGCCGACACGGGCGAGGCTGAGGACATTCTTCAGGATGTGTTTTACGAACTACTTGAGGCCTATCGGCTGATGAAGCCCGTAGAGCATGTGACGGCGTGGCTGTTTCGCGTCGCTCGAAATCGGATGGTCGATCTCTTCCGCAAGAAAAAGCCTGCCTCGCTGAGTAGCCCTGCGTCAGGTGAAGAAGAGGATGGCGGAACACTGGAAGACCTGCTTCCTTCGGCCGATGCCGGGCCAGAGGCGGTTTACGCAAGGAGTCTGCTGCTGGAAGCTTTGGAAGAAGCTCTTGAAGAGTTGCCACAGGCGCAGCGTGAGGTCTTCGTCGCACATGAGTTGCAGGGGCAGAGTTTCAAAGAGATATCCGCCGAGACCGGCCTCAGCGTCAACACGCTGCTCTCGCGAAAGCACTACGCCGTGACACATCTGCGGCAAAGGCTGCAGTTAATCTATGAAGATTTTGTCAGGAAATAA
- the ppk1 gene encoding polyphosphate kinase 1, producing the protein MSATKRTIGNSASAKKATAKTVENLFFSRDESWMRFNQRVLEEAQDETNPLLERVKFLAITASNLDEFVEIRVAGFLQRIEDGYNLAQPPDEGGLTPQERLDGLMERIHHFVEAQYQCWNEQLLPAMHAAKIRVLRWSQLSDAARKQALDFYEDEVDPLLTPVTIDPSHPFPRVLNKALCIGLLLKHKRRGVKTATALGVVTVPRALPRLVPLKSTDGNCDFILLHELVESQVERMYRGYEVLSRSAFRVTRNSNLYMQEEESRSVLESVRAELHNRRKGDAVRMEIESSAIEEMVERLRINFELEPEQVFKTDGPVNLSRLMNLYSEVKQPQLKYPAFVAKEFKLSAKSTDIFEEMRKRDVMLHHPFDSYKTVEEFIEAGAQDPSVISMKQTLYRTSKDSPIFTALTEAGQSKEVTVVVELMARFDEDSNIRWARELEDAGVGVFHGIFGLKTHCKLSLLVRRDPDGVVRRYAHLGTGNYNPVTARFYTDISLLTSKPEVTSEVQKVFNYLTAETESEAYKPLLVAPLTLADGLVALIEREAAHAKAGRPASIIAKMNGLLDRRTVEALYAASTAGVEIDLIVRGMCSLRPGVKGISERIRVRSIVGRFLEHSRIFCFANGGKEEIYCGSADWMPRNLIERCEVVFPITQPDIHNRLREEILASYLADNTKARLLRSDGEYERAPKTEAPFSAQDYLMRIAEGAEEKVPEAAKHEKVTAH; encoded by the coding sequence ATGAGTGCTACGAAACGAACTATCGGAAACTCCGCCAGCGCCAAAAAAGCCACCGCCAAAACGGTCGAAAATCTCTTTTTCAGCCGCGACGAGTCCTGGATGCGGTTCAACCAGCGCGTGCTCGAAGAAGCACAGGACGAGACCAATCCCCTGCTCGAACGGGTAAAGTTCCTCGCAATTACCGCCAGCAACCTCGATGAGTTCGTGGAGATCAGGGTCGCCGGCTTTCTTCAGCGGATCGAGGATGGTTACAATCTTGCCCAACCGCCAGACGAAGGCGGACTCACCCCACAGGAACGACTCGATGGGTTGATGGAGCGAATTCATCACTTTGTAGAGGCGCAGTACCAGTGCTGGAACGAACAACTGCTCCCCGCGATGCATGCAGCGAAGATTCGCGTCCTGCGCTGGAGCCAGTTGAGCGACGCGGCACGAAAGCAGGCGCTGGACTTCTACGAGGACGAGGTCGACCCTCTTCTGACCCCGGTGACCATCGATCCCTCCCATCCTTTTCCAAGGGTGCTCAACAAGGCGCTCTGCATCGGCCTCCTGCTGAAGCACAAGCGGCGCGGAGTAAAGACGGCGACAGCCCTGGGTGTCGTAACCGTGCCTCGCGCCCTTCCCCGCCTCGTCCCGCTTAAAAGCACGGACGGCAATTGCGACTTCATCCTGTTGCATGAGCTGGTGGAGTCTCAAGTGGAGCGCATGTACCGCGGATACGAGGTCCTGTCCCGATCGGCGTTTCGCGTCACCCGCAACAGCAACCTCTACATGCAGGAGGAGGAGTCCCGCTCCGTACTGGAGAGTGTTCGAGCGGAGTTACATAATCGACGCAAAGGCGACGCCGTCCGAATGGAAATTGAAAGCTCAGCGATCGAAGAGATGGTCGAGCGACTGCGGATCAACTTCGAGCTCGAGCCGGAGCAGGTATTCAAGACCGACGGCCCCGTGAATCTGTCGCGTCTGATGAATCTTTACTCCGAAGTGAAGCAGCCTCAACTGAAGTATCCGGCTTTCGTCGCGAAGGAGTTCAAACTCAGTGCAAAGTCCACCGATATCTTCGAGGAGATGAGAAAGCGGGATGTGATGTTGCACCATCCCTTCGACTCGTACAAGACCGTGGAGGAGTTCATCGAGGCCGGAGCTCAGGATCCCAGTGTGATATCGATGAAGCAGACCCTCTATCGCACCAGCAAAGATTCGCCCATCTTCACGGCTCTTACCGAGGCTGGACAGAGTAAAGAGGTGACCGTCGTCGTTGAGCTGATGGCGCGCTTCGACGAAGACTCCAACATTCGGTGGGCGCGAGAGCTCGAGGACGCAGGTGTCGGCGTCTTTCACGGCATCTTCGGATTGAAGACCCACTGCAAGCTGTCTCTCCTGGTGCGCCGCGATCCCGACGGCGTGGTCCGCCGCTACGCACACCTTGGGACAGGAAACTACAACCCGGTCACCGCGCGTTTTTACACCGATATCAGCCTCCTGACCTCGAAGCCGGAGGTGACGAGCGAGGTACAGAAGGTCTTCAACTACCTCACCGCCGAGACCGAGTCGGAAGCCTATAAACCGCTGCTGGTAGCACCTTTGACGCTTGCCGATGGCTTGGTTGCCCTCATCGAAAGAGAGGCGGCCCATGCCAAGGCCGGCCGCCCTGCGTCGATCATCGCCAAGATGAACGGTCTGCTCGATCGCCGAACCGTAGAGGCCCTATATGCCGCTTCAACCGCTGGCGTCGAGATCGACCTGATCGTCCGCGGCATGTGTTCCCTGCGGCCTGGCGTCAAGGGCATAAGCGAGAGAATCCGAGTCCGCAGTATCGTTGGACGCTTTCTCGAACACAGCCGCATCTTCTGTTTTGCAAACGGCGGCAAGGAAGAGATCTACTGCGGAAGCGCAGACTGGATGCCCCGAAATCTGATTGAGCGATGCGAGGTAGTCTTTCCCATAACCCAGCCAGACATTCACAATCGGCTGCGCGAAGAGATCCTTGCCTCCTATCTGGCGGACAACACAAAGGCACGGCTCCTGCGATCGGATGGTGAGTATGAACGAGCACCGAAGACAGAAGCTCCCTTCAGCGCACAAGACTATCTGATGCGCATTGCCGAAGGCGCAGAGGAGAAGGTTCCCGAAGCTGCGAAGCACGAAAAGGTCACAGCCCACTAA